Proteins encoded within one genomic window of Anastrepha ludens isolate Willacy chromosome 4, idAnaLude1.1, whole genome shotgun sequence:
- the LOC128861841 gene encoding uncharacterized protein LOC128861841 encodes MPKCQRKIEKFKEKHQQFLDSKMTKHIERAAVKECSVGRPRLTYDEGSSRLKRKIASDIATSQGHNTAMLFHAATICAKKSKCNECTDCSLKENIINVKRKSDCNQKPVQMTADEALAFLLENSFSKKQYNAIRAINQKHGCDIFPCYDNVFKAKSEYRPVGIQATETSAQVSLQNMLNHTAKRIIIFQKEVFAQFESITDVKLIVTYGFDGSTGHSLYKQQFEEKVQDTLGQSLFVTSIIPIKLLDSLGRVLWMNSKTQSVRFCRPLKIEFIKESKEHILAENNRLKDEIENLKPYLFNNWSGRTVSVSFDLNMTLIDGKVLNALTGTNSTQSCPICGATPKTILMTTDTNAEVFKPKPFALQYGNITVNEQELLNGIYMLTQKVIQRARLSVFHLENIH; translated from the coding sequence ATGCCAAAATgccaaagaaaaatagaaaaattcaaagagaaacACCAACAGTTCCTtgattcaaaaatgacaaaacataTTGAAAGAGCTGCTGTGAAAGAGTGTTCCGTTGGTCGTCCACGGCTGACTTACGATGAAGGCAGTAGTCGTTTAAAACGAAAGATAGCTTCAGATATCGCGACTAGTCAAGGGCACAATACAGCAATGCTTTTTCATGCAGCTACCATATgcgccaaaaaatcaaaatgtaatGAATGTACTGATTgttctttaaaagaaaatattatcaatGTCAAGAGGAAAAGCGATTGCAATCAAAAACCAGTTCAGATGACTGCAGATGAAGCATTAgcatttttacttgaaaattcTTTCTCCAAAAAGCAGTATAACGCCATTCGAGCCATAAACCAGAAGCATGGTTGCGACATATTCCCATGCTACGACAACGTTTTTAAAGCTAAATCTGAATATAGACCCGTCGGAATACAAGCAACAGAAACTTCAGCACAAGTTTCGTTACAAAATATGCTGAACCATACTGCAAaaagaataattatttttcaaaaagaagtttttgctcaatttgaaagcaTAACCGATGTGAAGTTAATCGTCACCTATGGCTTTGATGGATCGACTGGACACAGTTTATACAAGCAACAATTTGAAGAAAAGGTGCAGGACACGCTTGGCCAATCTCTATTTGTCACATCAATAATCCCTATAAAGTTATTAGATTCTTTGGGGAGAGTTCTATGGATGAATTCTAAAACTCAATCAGTGCGATTTTGTAGACCACTGAAAATCGAATTCATTAAGGAGAGCAAAGAACATATTTTAGCAGAAAACAATAGATTGAAGGACGAAATTGAAAACTTGAAACCGTACTTATTCAATAATTGGTCTGGGAGAACTGTCTCTGTTTCGTTTGATCTAAATATGACACTTATCGATGGAAAAGTTTTAAATGCTTTAACAGGAACGAACTCGACCCAATCATGTCCAATATGTGGTGCTACTCCTAAAACCATTTTGATGACCACGGATACAAATGCTGAAGTATTTAAGCCGAAGCCTTTTGCTCTGCAATATGGT